TGCGGCATCGCCGCCAGCACCTTCTCCCGCCACTGCAGCGCACATTCGCGTCGAGGCGGCAGGTCACTGCCCTTGTCGTCATAGCCGGGGAAACAGAACCCCATGGGCACAATAGCGAAGCGGTCCGGATCGTAGAATGTCTCACGATCAACATTCAGCCACTGGCGCAGCCTGTCGCCGGAGGCATCGTTGAAAGGCACACCCGTTTCATGCACGCGAAGCCCGGGCGCCTGCCCTGCAATCAGGATACGCGCCTTGGTCGACATCACCACGACCGGTCGGGGTTCGTGCGGCAGGCGTCCGTAGGTTGGGGTGTCGCGACAGATGCGACAGAGGGCAATCGCGCCCCTCAGCCCGTCCAACCCGTCGTCATTCATCGGCAGCGCTCGATCCGCCTCAGCCATGATTCCATCCCAGAAGATGACGGATGATGGTGAGGAAACCCGCTGCGGGCGTTTGCAAATCCGCTGCGCGATGTTCGCGCCGCCACTCCGCCGGTTTTTCGAATTCTCCGGCCCATATGCCGCGAGCTTCCTTGCGCGCCAGCGCCTGTTCGCCGGAGAACTGGAAATAACCTGAAGCGATGGCAAAACCCGACGCCACCATTTCCGAGGACACATCCCGGTCTCCCGCCGAGCAATAGACCAGCAGCCGTCCGTAACGGTCCTTGGAACTGCCGGAACAGGAAAAGGTCGTGCCTTCGATCATCTGTTGCAGAACGCGGCGCGCCTCCGCGCCGCATGGCCAGGTTTCGCTGCCGCGCCGGCACGTCTGCGAAAGCTCCGGCGCATCGATGCCGAGCAGCCGGAACCGGTCCTCGCCCTTTGAAAGCGTATCGCCATCGATCACAAAGAAACGGCCGGTATGGGTCTCGCTATTGATCTGATCGAGCTTGGCGGCAATCAGAATGCCGAGAAAAACGGTGGCAAGGAAAAGCCCGCCGTCGCGAAAAATCGAGAAAAAGCCGCGCCTGCCTCCATTTCGTCTCATGTCACAACAAACCCTTGTCAGAAATGGCAAACAAATCCTTTCACGGCAGCATCTTCTTAAGATTTTGTGCGTAGCCTGCAAAGGGTTCATGTCACCTGCGTTGTAACAATGAGTAAAAGCGTCAGCACGTCCACCGATAAGATCATCGTCGACCGTTCACGAAAGCACCGTAACAAGGCTGTTTTCGACACGGTGAAGACGACGCGTGAACGCTTGCAGCAAGGCGCTGGCGGCAGCGAAGCCTATGAACGTGAAATGCTGACGATGCACATCGCAGAAGCCCTTCAGGGCGCGATGGTCATGCCGCTTTTCATCGTATTCGCCTCTATCATCGGTTTGTATATCACGGGTGACATAGGGCTGATCATCTGGTCGCTCATTGCGCTGAGTTTCCATGCCATGTCTCTGGTGCTGGCCAAAAGAGCCGCCAAACAGGGGATCACGGCCGAAAATCTGCCGAAGTGGCGCAATCTCTTCCTTGCCATGCAGATACTCATCGGTTGCGCCTGGGCAATGTTCGCCTTGGCCGAACCGGTGCGCAACAACCCGACACTCGTTCTTTTCTTCAAGGGCGCGACGCTGCTGATCGCGCTTTCGCTTACCGCCATGGCCAATTTCATGCTGCGGCGGGCCACCTTCATGACCTTCCTGCCGGTGCTGGCGGCGCTGTGCGTCACCTCCGTCGTCTCCCGCGATCCCTTCGATGTTGGCCTCGCCCTGATGTTCGGCATGGCGATTCTTTTCTGTCATCGCATCACCAGCAGGCTTTACCAGACCAGCATCAAGCTGCTGTCGTCGCAGACTGAAAAAGATGATCTGATCGCCGAACTCGAAGTCGCCAACTCGATGTCGGATGAGGCGCGGCGGCGTGCGGAAGAGGCCAACCTGGCGAAATCGCGCTTTCTCGCCTCCATGTCGCACGAGCTGCGAACCCCGCTCAACGCCATTCTCGGCTTCTCCGAAGTCATGTCCGCAGAGGTACTCGGTCCGCTCAACAATCCGCTCTATAAGGAATATTCCGGCGACATCCACCGTTCCGGCCAGCATCTGCTCGACCTCATCAACGAAATCCTCGACCTGTCGCGTATCGAGGCCGGCCGCTACGACCTCAACGAAGAAGCGGTCTCGATGCTTGAGATCGCCGAAGATTGCATCGGCATGATCCAGCTTCGCGCCCGCGCCAAGACCATCAGGATTTCGCAGCAGTTCGAGAGCAGCCTGCCGCAGGTCTGGGCGGATGAAAAATCGATCCGCCAGGTCATCCTCAACCTGCTCTCCAACGCCGTCAAATTCACCCCGCAGGGCGGTGAAATCCTCGTGAAGGCAGGCTGGACGGCGGGTGGCGGGCAATATGTGTCGATCAAGGACAACGGCCCCGGCATTCCAGAGGAAGAGATCCCCGTGGTGCTGTCGGCCTTCGGTCAGGGATCGATCGCGATCAAGAGCGCCGAACAGGGAACCGGGCTCGGCCTGCCCATCGTTCAGGCCATCCTTGCCAAGCATGACGGCCAGTTCATCCTGAAATCGAAATTGCGCGAAGGCACCGAAGGCATCGCCATTCTGCCGGCAAAACGCGTGCTGCAAAGCCTGCCAGCCGTGGAGGAAACCCACGCCATCCAGCCACGCCGCCGGTCCTTCGCCTAAGCGTCAAATCTGCCGTTCAGAAGAACAGCGTCGTCACCAGCGAATAAAGCACGAAAAATCCGTTTGCCGTCAAAAGGCAGAAGACGGCGAAGGAACCGAGATCCTTGGCGTGCCGCCCGACGGAAGAAATTTCCGGCGAGATGCGATCCACCAACTCCTCAATCGCGGTATTGAGCGCCTCGACCGCGAACAAAAGCAGCATCAGCACCGTAAAGACGAGAAGATGCGCAAACGGCGCGCGGGCGACCAGAAGCAGGGCAAGGCCGACGCCGAAGGCGAGAACCTCGTGCCGGAACGCCGCTTCCTGCCACAGCCGTCCAAGCCCCTGCAAGGAATAGCGGGCGGCGGCAAAAAGATGCCGCCATCCCTTTTCCTTGCGGAAGGCAGGTTCCGGTTGCTTCTTCTGCGGCGTTGCGTCCATCTTCGGCCTCAATGCTCAGTGTGGGAATGGGTACCAGTATCGACACCGGCAGCTTCGAAAGTCGCCATGCCGGAATGGCAGGCGGCGGCAGCCTTGACGATGCCGGCGGCCAAAGCGGCACCCGTGCCCTCGCCAAGCCGCATGCCCAGCGCCAGCAGCGGCGTCTTGCCAAGTTTCTCGACGGCAGCCAGATGGCCCGGTTCACCGGAGACATGGCCGATCAGGCAATGGTCAAGCGCCGAAGGATTGGCAGCCTTCAGAAGTGCTGCAGCGGCAGTCGCCACATAACCGTCGATCAGCACGGGAATGCGCTGCACGCGGGCGGCAAGGATCGCGCCGGCAATCGCCGCAATCTCACGGCCACCGAGACGGCGCATGATTTCGAGCGGATCGGACAGATGGTCCTTGTGGAACTCCACGGCAGCCTTCACCGCCGCGATCTTGCGCGCCATGACCTCGCCTTCAGAGCCAGTGCCGGGACCGGTCCATTCTTCCGCCGTACCGCCATAGAGCGCCAGATTGATCGCCGCTGCGATGGTCGTGTTGCCGATGCCCATTTCGCCAACGCAGAGAAGGTCGGTACCGCCAGCAATCGCCTCCATGCCGAAGGCCATGGTGGCGGCGCAATCACGCTCAGAAAGGGCAGGCTCGCAGGTGATGTCGCCGGTCGGGTAGTCAAGTGCCAGATCGAAAATCTTCAGACCGAGATCGTTGGTGACGCAAATCTGGTTGATCGCCGCACCGCCTGCCGCAAAATTCTCCACCATCTGCTGCGTCACGGATGTCGGATAGGGCGTGATGCCGTGCCGGGTGACGCCATGATTACCGGCGAAAATCGCCACCAGCGGACGGGTGACGGCGGGCGAACGGCCCGACCATGCGGCAAGCCACATTGCGATTTCTTCCAGCCGACCGAGCGAACCGGCCGGTTTCGTCAGTTGCGCATTGCGCTCCTTGGCCGCGACCAGCGCATGCGTATCCGGGCCGGGAAGCTCGCGCAGCAGCGCGCGGAAATCGTCGAAGGGCAATCCGCTCATGCTCATGGTATCTGTCTTTCTCGTCGTCGGGTTGGCGGAAACTTGTGTTTTCCGGCAAATCGGTCTTTGTTGCGCCTCTCATAATCGCGGACGCGCCGCGGAACAACCGGAAATGCAAGCACAGCAGCGGAGAGAGCATGAAGGCCGGGGATTTTATAACAGATGTCATGCATTCCGTTGCCTTTCTCAGCCGCCTGCCGGTCCCATCGCGCTTTTTCGGTGAAGGTGACGGTCCATCGATGCGCCGGACAGCACGCGCTTTTCCCGCAGCAGGCCTCCTGATCGCCCTGCCCGCTGCTGTGCTCGTGGTGGCATTAGCGAAGTTCGACGCCTCACCGCAGCTCACCGGCTGGCTTGCCATCGCCGTCACCGCGCTCATAACCGGTGCGTTGCACGAAGACGGCTTGGCGGATATGGCCGATGGCTTCGGCAGCGGCAAGGACAAGTCGAAAACGCTTGAGATCATGAAGGACAGTCGCATTGGCAGCTATGGCACGATCGCCATGGTCCTGTCCTTTGCACTGCGCGCCACGGCACTCGCATCGCTTATAGAAACCCTGCCTGCCAAAACCGCCGCCGCCTGCCTGATTGCCGCGCTGGTGGTGAGCCGCGCCCTGATGGTATGGCACTGGCAGTCACTGCCCGCCGCCAAAACCTCCGGCATCGCCGCCGGCGCCGGCCAACCCGGGGAAAGCGAGCGCAACATCGCGCTCGCAACAGGGTTGCTGCTGCTTGTGCTTTTCACGCTGCATGCCCTGCCCTTTGTGTCGATCGTAGTCGTTCTGGCGGCTGCCTGCCTCGCGACGATGCTGTGCGGCAGGCTCTGTGTCAGCAAGATCGGCGGCCACACCGGCGACACCATCGGCGCCAGCCAGCAGATCACGGAGATCGTTACTCTCGTCGCTCTTGCCCTTGCGACGTGACAGACTGATATAGATCCCCATGGAAACACCCTGCATTCATATCTGCTCCCTCGACGCCACAAACAGCCTCTGTATCGGTTGCGGACGCACGCTGGACGAGATCGGCGGCTGGGCAACCTATAGCGACGAAAAGCGCCGCATGATCATGCAGGCGCTTCCCGAAAGACTGGCAAAAACAGGCAAGGACACCTCCAGGGAGACGCACACCGCATGAACAGGCTGACTTTCGTTCTCCTCTTGCTGGCCGTGGGTCTCGGCCTGCTTCTCGTCAATCACGACAGCGGCCGCACCTTCGGCATCGACAACGAGAAATTCGGGCAGATCGTCTATCTCCTGCCGATTGCGGGCTTGCTATCCGTCGGCATTCTGGCGGGAAGCCGCGGCAGCTTCGCAAGCGTTGTCCGGCAACTCGCCATCTGGCTCGTGATTATCCTCGGCCTCGTATCCGTCTATCTCTATCGCTACGACCTGCAATCCTTCGCCGACCGGCTGCTGGGTGGCCTGATGCCCGGCCGCGCGGTGGTGGTGACGACCGCTGGCGGCGAACAGGAGATCATACTGCACAAATCGATGAGCGGCCATTTCGAGGCGAATGTCAGCATTGAAGGCAAAACGATCCACATGCTGGTCGATACCGGCGCGAGCTCCGTGGTGCTGGCCAATGCCGATGCCGCCGCCATCGGCATCGACACCACGAAACTGCGCTACACCGTGCCGGTGATGACCGCGAACGGCCGCACGGCGGCAGCGCCCGTCACCCTGTCCGAGATCGGCATCGGCCCGATCGCGCGGAACAACATCCCCGCCCTCGTCGCGCAGGATGGCCAACTGGGCCAGAGCCTGCTCGGCATGAGCTTCCTGTCGACGCTTGGTTCGATGCAGATGCAGACCGATGAGTTGAGATTGCGAGACAGGTAAAACCTGCCGGGCAGACAGTTCCTGCTCGAGATCAAAAAATAACGTCTCGCTGTCCGAATACGAAAACGCCCGGTGCAAACCGGGCGTATCACATTCACGGCAAACCTCTTTCCGGTCAGTTGCGCAGCCGGTAACCGGTCTTGAACATCCAGCCGACGACACCGAGGCAGAGCGCAAGGAACAGCGTGATCATCGCCAGGCTGATGACGGGATTGACGTCGGCGATCTCGTAGAAGCTCCAGCGGAAACCGCTGATGAGGTAGAGCACCGGGTTGAAATGACTGACCGTCTGCCAGAAGGGCGGCAGCATGTCGATGGAGTAGAAGCTGCCGCCAAGGAATGTCAGAGGCGGCACCACCAGCATCGGGATGAGGTTCAGCTGCTCGAAATTCGTGGCCCAGATGCCGATGATGAAGCCGAACAGGCTGAAGCTCACCGCCGTCAGCACAAAGAACAGGATCATCATAAACGGATGGGCGATGGTGATATCCACGAAGAAGGAGGCCGTTATCAGGATGATCGTGCCGATCATCAGCCCCTTGGTCGCCGCCGCCCCGACATAACCGGCAACAATTTCCGTCATCGCCACTGGCGCAGACAATATCTCGTAGACCGTGCCGGTGAATTTCGGAAAATAGATGCCGAAAGAGCCGTTGCTGATGCATTGCGTCAAAAGCGTCAGCATGATCAGGCCGGGCGTTATGAACGCGCCATAGGAAACCCCGCCAACCTCCTGAATCCTTGAACCGATCGCCGTTCCGAAAACGATGAAATAGAGAGAGGTGGAAATGACCGGCGACACGACACTCTGCAACAGGGTGCGGCGGGTGCGCGCCATTTCGAACAGGTAGATGGACTTGACAGCTTCGAAATTCATTTCTGGTCTCCTACCAGCGAGACGAAAATATCCTCAAGAGAGCTTTGACGTGTCGAAATATCCTTGAAATGGATGTTGGCACCGGAAAGCGCAGTCAGCAGATCGGCAATGCGCCCCTGCTCGCCGTTGTCCTCGATCTCGTAGGTGATGGTGTTGCGGTCATCCGAGAGCGAAAGGCCGAAGGATGAGAGACTATCCGGCAACGCCTCCACCGGCTGCGAAAGTTCAAGGAAAAGCTGCTTGCGGCCGAGCTTCTTCATCAGCGCGGTCTTTTCTTCCACCAGCAACAATTGGCCGCCATTGATAACGCCCACTCGATCGGCGATCTCTTCCGCCTCCTCGATGTAATGCGTGGTCAAAATGATTGTGACGCCCTTGGAGCGCAGCTCGGAAACGACATTCCACATGTCGCGGCGCAAGGTAACATCCACACCCGCCGTCGGCTCGTCGAGGAAGAGGACCTTCGGTTCGTGCGCAAGCGCCTTGGCGATCAGCACGCGTCGCTTCATGCCGCCGGAAAGCTCCCGCAGCATATTGTCCTTCTTGTCCCAGAGCGACAGCGATTTCAGGACGCGCTCGATCAGTTCCGGGTTCTTCTTCTGCCCATGCAGACCGCGCGAGAAGCTGACGGTGTTCCACACGGTCTCGAACTGGTCTGTCGTCAGTTCCTGTGGCACAAGGCCGATCAGGGCACGCGTCTGGCGAAAATCCTTCACCACATCATATCCGCCAAC
This region of Agrobacterium tumefaciens genomic DNA includes:
- a CDS encoding diacylglycerol kinase, with the protein product MDATPQKKQPEPAFRKEKGWRHLFAAARYSLQGLGRLWQEAAFRHEVLAFGVGLALLLVARAPFAHLLVFTVLMLLLFAVEALNTAIEELVDRISPEISSVGRHAKDLGSFAVFCLLTANGFFVLYSLVTTLFF
- a CDS encoding thermonuclease family protein, coding for MRRNGGRRGFFSIFRDGGLFLATVFLGILIAAKLDQINSETHTGRFFVIDGDTLSKGEDRFRLLGIDAPELSQTCRRGSETWPCGAEARRVLQQMIEGTTFSCSGSSKDRYGRLLVYCSAGDRDVSSEMVASGFAIASGYFQFSGEQALARKEARGIWAGEFEKPAEWRREHRAADLQTPAAGFLTIIRHLLGWNHG
- the cobT gene encoding nicotinate-nucleotide--dimethylbenzimidazole phosphoribosyltransferase, with the protein product MSMSGLPFDDFRALLRELPGPDTHALVAAKERNAQLTKPAGSLGRLEEIAMWLAAWSGRSPAVTRPLVAIFAGNHGVTRHGITPYPTSVTQQMVENFAAGGAAINQICVTNDLGLKIFDLALDYPTGDITCEPALSERDCAATMAFGMEAIAGGTDLLCVGEMGIGNTTIAAAINLALYGGTAEEWTGPGTGSEGEVMARKIAAVKAAVEFHKDHLSDPLEIMRRLGGREIAAIAGAILAARVQRIPVLIDGYVATAAAALLKAANPSALDHCLIGHVSGEPGHLAAVEKLGKTPLLALGMRLGEGTGAALAAGIVKAAAACHSGMATFEAAGVDTGTHSHTEH
- a CDS encoding ABC transporter ATP-binding protein — translated: MNAIVSIRNLTKSYSNGFQALKGVSLDIREGEILALLGPNGAGKTTLISIICGLVNPGEGSVLVGGYDVVKDFRQTRALIGLVPQELTTDQFETVWNTVSFSRGLHGQKKNPELIERVLKSLSLWDKKDNMLRELSGGMKRRVLIAKALAHEPKVLFLDEPTAGVDVTLRRDMWNVVSELRSKGVTIILTTHYIEEAEEIADRVGVINGGQLLLVEEKTALMKKLGRKQLFLELSQPVEALPDSLSSFGLSLSDDRNTITYEIEDNGEQGRIADLLTALSGANIHFKDISTRQSSLEDIFVSLVGDQK
- a CDS encoding uracil-DNA glycosylase family protein — protein: MAEADRALPMNDDGLDGLRGAIALCRICRDTPTYGRLPHEPRPVVVMSTKARILIAGQAPGLRVHETGVPFNDASGDRLRQWLNVDRETFYDPDRFAIVPMGFCFPGYDDKGSDLPPRRECALQWREKVLAAMPQVELVLAIGQYAQAFHLGERRRKTMTSTVYDWRSYFHSNSGPAILPLPHPSWRNTGWLKKNPWFTEELLPVLREHVEMRL
- a CDS encoding ABC transporter permease, with the protein product MNFEAVKSIYLFEMARTRRTLLQSVVSPVISTSLYFIVFGTAIGSRIQEVGGVSYGAFITPGLIMLTLLTQCISNGSFGIYFPKFTGTVYEILSAPVAMTEIVAGYVGAAATKGLMIGTIILITASFFVDITIAHPFMMILFFVLTAVSFSLFGFIIGIWATNFEQLNLIPMLVVPPLTFLGGSFYSIDMLPPFWQTVSHFNPVLYLISGFRWSFYEIADVNPVISLAMITLFLALCLGVVGWMFKTGYRLRN
- a CDS encoding adenosylcobinamide-GDP ribazoletransferase, which gives rise to MKAGDFITDVMHSVAFLSRLPVPSRFFGEGDGPSMRRTARAFPAAGLLIALPAAVLVVALAKFDASPQLTGWLAIAVTALITGALHEDGLADMADGFGSGKDKSKTLEIMKDSRIGSYGTIAMVLSFALRATALASLIETLPAKTAAACLIAALVVSRALMVWHWQSLPAAKTSGIAAGAGQPGESERNIALATGLLLLVLFTLHALPFVSIVVVLAAACLATMLCGRLCVSKIGGHTGDTIGASQQITEIVTLVALALAT
- a CDS encoding DUF1289 domain-containing protein is translated as METPCIHICSLDATNSLCIGCGRTLDEIGGWATYSDEKRRMIMQALPERLAKTGKDTSRETHTA
- a CDS encoding TIGR02281 family clan AA aspartic protease; protein product: MNRLTFVLLLLAVGLGLLLVNHDSGRTFGIDNEKFGQIVYLLPIAGLLSVGILAGSRGSFASVVRQLAIWLVIILGLVSVYLYRYDLQSFADRLLGGLMPGRAVVVTTAGGEQEIILHKSMSGHFEANVSIEGKTIHMLVDTGASSVVLANADAAAIGIDTTKLRYTVPVMTANGRTAAAPVTLSEIGIGPIARNNIPALVAQDGQLGQSLLGMSFLSTLGSMQMQTDELRLRDR
- the pdhS2 gene encoding two-component system sensor histidine kinase PdhS2, with amino-acid sequence MSKSVSTSTDKIIVDRSRKHRNKAVFDTVKTTRERLQQGAGGSEAYEREMLTMHIAEALQGAMVMPLFIVFASIIGLYITGDIGLIIWSLIALSFHAMSLVLAKRAAKQGITAENLPKWRNLFLAMQILIGCAWAMFALAEPVRNNPTLVLFFKGATLLIALSLTAMANFMLRRATFMTFLPVLAALCVTSVVSRDPFDVGLALMFGMAILFCHRITSRLYQTSIKLLSSQTEKDDLIAELEVANSMSDEARRRAEEANLAKSRFLASMSHELRTPLNAILGFSEVMSAEVLGPLNNPLYKEYSGDIHRSGQHLLDLINEILDLSRIEAGRYDLNEEAVSMLEIAEDCIGMIQLRARAKTIRISQQFESSLPQVWADEKSIRQVILNLLSNAVKFTPQGGEILVKAGWTAGGGQYVSIKDNGPGIPEEEIPVVLSAFGQGSIAIKSAEQGTGLGLPIVQAILAKHDGQFILKSKLREGTEGIAILPAKRVLQSLPAVEETHAIQPRRRSFA